From the genome of Medicago truncatula cultivar Jemalong A17 chromosome 2, MtrunA17r5.0-ANR, whole genome shotgun sequence:
ACGAAAGTTTTTCGATCTCAATTGAACGATATAAATTCAAGTTTggtattttaaataataaaaaaaataaatcaaacatgtccttttttttcttaactgTTTAACGTTGCGTTTCTATTTATCGCGAGAAATCATCTGACACAAAGGAAATGGATTTTTCACTGCTACAGTAAGATGTTGTAACTGATTTGAATCGTCTAATCTCAAATTAATGATTGAGATCGTTATACTGACTCGTATTTGAAATCTGAATTACCAGATTTAAAATCTAGGACTTAGATCTATTGCAATGTGTAACTGTATGAATTATATATAGAGGAGAATCCAGGTTTGTGGCATTTATCCAAATTCTaagatgaatgaatgtatgaataAAGGATCATGGTAATTTATACCTAGAAAACAAGTTAAAGaacatgaatgaaaattgaagtgAGGctctatctaaaaaaatattagggtGAGGCATTGAGTGGTGGATGTGTGGGGACCTAGCTGGCTTAGTCCAGCGAAGGTAGGTCCCATACCCACTAACAGTTGCATCCACATCCACTGACTGACCCACTGGAGTATACAGACAACATATCAAAGCAAAGCAAAGCATAGGTTTTTCTTTCAATATGTAGTAGTTTGCTTCGTATGAAACCGTTGTTCACAACAGATTCATTTGTGTATTTtccattatttaatttaattagtaacGTTATCTCTTTGTGTAAGCCAACCTTAGTCTTTGTACGACAAAAATACcatcattctctctctctctctctctctctctctctctcttgggATTGGGATTGGGATTGCCTATTATATATACCTTACCTATACAGCACCTTTGCTTCCATTACCAACCTCATTTTGGATTTTTCACTCTCTCTTGATTACATTGCTTCTTTGTTTCTCTTACTttcccttttcttcttttttcactCCAAGAAGCACACACAAAACAAAGTTCTAACTGCTTCACTGATCTTATCGTTTCGAATATGGATCCTTCTTGTGGACAACCTCAGGTAGGACTACTCATTAGGATGCATCATTATGCATGCCTAGCTAGCTTCATTTAAATTTCAACATCATATTCTTCATGGTTGAATATTGCTAATATATGTTTGAGGGTTTCTTGATTTTGTGTTTGAGTAGTTTTAAgtattaagaaaattttaatgaTCCATCTTTACACCAAAAATATACtgattttttatatactttctACAAAGTTTATGCaacaaattagaaattaaagcacttttgttcatgttttcttaatatatgtaaatgtatattttattcATGTCCTGTCTATCTCTTCTAGCTGGGAATTTGAAGTTAGGGCAAGTTAATTAACTTTCCTATCTTCATATTTTATACCGTTTAATTACTCTACTGCcaacaaaatacataaattgCAAAATTCACATGACCTAAGCACTAGtatataccttaaaaaaaagtgcTAGTAGTACATGTTTTCAAGAGTGGTTTATTCGGtcgtttttctttctatttcttaATGAGTAATTCATTGTATTACTTAATTTACAACATTAACTCTCTAACTTTCGTTGTATGAGTAATGTATTTGTATATGGATATTGCATATATCACCTATTATAACTTGGATTCAACTCAATAGTCACTAATCAGAgatccaaaaaattaaaatttgtctcCAATTCCGTTGCtaaatgttaaaattaaagTACTAAAATCGGAATTTTTTATGTGTATAATTTTGGTCAATAATTGAACTTAGTTTCATTTGATTTGTACtcatggaatttttttttgtgatgcaGCAAATGTCAAGCCAATCATCAATGGAAAACATGTTAGGTTGCTCAAAAGAAGAGCAAGAAAGGAAGCCAAAACCTCAACCAGAACAAGCTTTGAATTGTCCAAGATGCAACTCAACCAACACCAAATTCTGTTATTACAACAACTACAGTCTTACTCAGCCAAGATATTTCTGCAAATCTTGCAGAAGGTATTGGACCAAAGGTGGAACATTAAGGAATGTTCCTGTTGGAGGTGGAtgcagaaaaaacaaaagatcatcaccatcatcatcatcatcttcaaagaGGGTTCAAGACCAAACATTCGCACCAAATCTCAATCCCTTTAATAACCTCCCTCATTCATCTTATGATCATAATTCCAATGATTTTGCATTGGCATTAGCTAGGCTTCAAAAACAATCATGTGGACAAATGGGTTATGATGATCATGATGTTTCAAATCTAGGAAATTCAGGCATGAACAACCATTCAGCTATAAATCATGGATTTATGGATGCAATTAGAAGTGGGTTATTTCTTGGAAATGGACTAcattataataataatgttcAGAATATGTATGGTGTGTATGGAAATGGGGACAATGGTGAAGTAAATAGTGGAAACAATGCAAATAACAATGCTTGTGGGGTTAGTGAAGAGATGATGTTTCCCTATGATCAAGAAATTAACAATGTGAAGCAAGAAATGTGCAGTGGAAGGGAACAAATTAGTGAGAGTAAAGTTTTTGGTGGTTTTCCATGGCAGCTGAATGGAGGATCAAACATCGGTGAAGTTGAATCGGCAAGACCAAGTTGGAATAATGGTTTCACATCTCCTTGGCAAGGGCTTCTTCATAGTCCCCTAATGTAGAATCAAAAGCTACATTTTGGTTCTAAATTGCAATTTTGGTTACGTTACAGCTCTTGATATTGTGGTAAAATGCAGACAAATGTAGCTAATGCAACCATAATTGCGATCACAATGCCTTTGCGGAAATTACACAATTTAGAAGTCGTTAATTTAATTTCGCCTAATGTTTGACTAAAATATATGAGTcttgattaatttaaatttcaattctCTTAAGTAGTTTTGGTTTAATAGGGATTTGATTCATTTTCATTTGGAATTGGATTAAATCTCTTTTCTACCTTGTTTGTTTGtattatttttccttcttttttttttttagttcctctaagATGTCACATTTTTTGTACGACTGTCTTGTTGTAATATTGGTGAATAGACTAATGAAATTCCAGATATGTATGTTTGCCACCAAAATCAATGAAGTTGGAGTGCACTATTTTATGAAAGTTATTTTACCTAAAGCATGGTTTTCTTGTTTGAGACAATAGAAGAAATGAGAGTGACGTTTCATGGATAGTTTTATGCAACCTGATTCTGAGTTTTCTCTTGTCTGAACAGTTAGAATCACTATTTCAGGAACTTTCAGTTTTGAAATATTCCTGTTGATTTTTCCAAGATAAATTCAGCTCTGCCAGCCATTAGATAAGGCCTTTGTTAGGTGACAAAATGTCTAATATGGTCCATGggaaaacaatatttaaaaattgttcaaaattttgATGACCAAATTCCTTCATGTTCTTAAAGTTGATGTACTATATAGTTACgtaaacaatatttatttgactataaccaaacaaaatcaaatataggTAGTTGAGTTTTTTATTACCAATGTTATAAAAAACTtgtgtaaaacatttttatacACATGCATTAAATCAAATCATACCACATACTATACATTATTTTggagatattttaaaaacaaacttataaatatgTCACTTTGGTGTGATTGATTGGATGCATGTTCTAAAAAGTAAgtacataaaaattaattttaaattttttattcacaatctTGATGAAAAATACTAGTAATATTATGAACGTTTATGAAAATCAACACTAATCATAGTtaaaattttgaacaatttttaaaCATTAATCCTCATCTAAAAGTCCTTACATAGCATTACATACttcttctttattatttttttctatcaaCAGACAGATTTTTataagatggaaaattttactCCTATAGTACAGAATTTAGTGATGAATATTACGTAAAGTAAATTAAACAAAAGTGTTCTACGAAGAAAGTAAAGTAACTGGTGGTGACTGTGATATGACAGTCATCGGTGATAAGAGAATTTGTATAGTCCCAATGAATTAGAAATTTCAGTGAAGCGTGAGCGCCAACTTCGGGGAAGAATTTTGTCTGTGCTTTTTGCAGACCAAAATCCAACGGAAGATTCTGGCGTGAGAAACTTGCCAGTAATCGGTTTCAATATTATACGACTGTCAGAACTTGTCACAATAATactcacttttaattttaatcaaaaacataaatttgataaaaaaaaaaatgtaatcaatacttaaatcaataaaaattgcAACCGAAATTAGTTAAAATTGGTAAGGACTTCTACTAGAAATTAGTTAATATTAGGTCAAGTATGAAAAGCTTGGGTTGAAAGTCATTCAAGATCTAGATCAATTTTTGAACAttcataaacaaataaaaggCGTTAAGAGCAAATGTTAATTGGATAAAACTAAacaatttaattgtatttaaagATATTCAGGAGATTACATAATTTAAGTGATGACAGAGAAGGTCATTTACATGACCTAACATAGGAAACTAACTACACATAGTAAAACTAAACAGAAGAGTAATACATGCAAAAAAGATCATCGGATTATGAATTTGTGTCTCTAGGGTGTTTTTGGCCGCTCCTAGCCTTCAATTGTATTCCTCAGCTTCAGGTCGTCAAAAGTGTCATTTTAGAAAGAATAAGTCGCAACCATTTATAGATGCGTGTTCCCTAAAATTTAAAGAAACGTTATGCGTACATCGCGCATGAAGACCTAATTAGACACTCTCATTTTCTTACAAGTTGTGCAACACAAAGCTCCTAGTGTGCGTCACGCATGAAGATGTGATTGGCTTCAATGATTTTCAGCATTCCTTGTGTCATTTCCTCACCGAAACGTCTGTAGTAACCATACCCAAGAGATCACTTGATACATTTTGTAAAAGTATAACACGACCATAAAATTGTCTTAGTTTAGATGAATTGTCATGGTGCCAAGGTCATGTATGCATTTAACTCAACTAAAACACAAAAACTTGCTAGCAAGAATGCAAAACAATGTAACTTCCAACAAACGCTAAAAACATGATATGACAGACACATATAAATGTTTAATGATTTAGATGTAACAATTAAGTAAACTTGAGAGAATTTCATCGGAGAGAATCAATTCCCCAAAATTAGATTCAATAACAAAATGTGctcctattctttttttttttttttttaaatgccaCTATTATGATTTATGGCACACCTTTGCACTAATTATAATTTCAATGAAACATACAGTATATGCGAAATATTTTCCCGTTTAAGCTATAATTGTTGTGAAGACACCTTTCCTTCTATACATTACACATGCATAGAAGGAAAgctatcaaatatattttatgagtagtgatatttgtacacctTTTCTAAACAACTTTcatgacaactttgtttttctctattttgattggtcaaaatcaatagagagagaaaaaggtagagagaaaataagaatgtaatgtgaatatgagagagaaagttgtaaaaaagttgttagaaattgattgtacaaatatcatttctcatattttaTACACCTTTTTGATTTACACATAATCATAAGAATCATGTATTGAAATATCCCTTTGGGAGTTAGGGAATAAAATGTGTTTTGTATTTGTTACAGGAAAAATGTGTTTTGTCGTTATAAGATactattcttttttaaattgaaaatcaaatagAAGATCTAAAATGATTCTAAATGAGTGATGTGTACACATGATACCCTCTTAAAAACTCATTTTAATAGTTCTCGCTTAAGTACTAATTCATTTGTcctatgtatatatatatataataaagttataatgaataaaaatattgtccactaaagaaatgaataaaatgttctattttaaataacttttaatgaaatttaatagttctatttaaattttcttctaaatcaatcctataacctaaactaaaacttaattaattacCCTTAAGATTCTTAGACAGTTTAAAACATAGTAGTTTTATAATAAGCATACACATATTGTGAGTTAGTCTAATATATAGAATTCTATGTTCTTTTACTGTGTCAGTGTGATATACCTTGTGCCCTATAGGGGAAAAAGAAAGCAATTCAACATTACTAAAATTGGTCTAATAATTTGGATTATATGTGCTGCTAGTTAATCACGTTAGTTTTTAATTGTAACTTACACAGATGACAATATATCTTGATTCTATTATTACATCATTAGTTTTTAAGATTGAACAAGTACTAAAGATTCCCTGTACCGAAAACATGACCAAACTAACTAAATAAAGATAATGATTGGTCACTCCATACATGTTTTGAAACATATGGTGACATATTTCTGAACACATTGTGGGTAAGGTCTAAACACACATTCCCTGCCTTTTctttgttagcattttctttaGCAATTTCAGCACTCTTTTAAAGTAATGAACACATACGtatttgtcttaaaaaaaaaatgaacacatACTTATTATCAATGAGAAAAAAGACTaatggaaagaagaaaaaaaaagtatcaataATGATTGAACtccatcaacacattcattctaaaaatatctaaatatagtaaaagaaattttctctctattaatattataagaatgcTTGTGTTCTGCACCCCTCTATGATCATTGATCTCACTTTTCATCTACAAAAGACCATAACCATGGTTTCATTTAGAACCTTTAGTCACAGCTAAGGTGACTTCTGGCTTATATATGTTATGTTTAAGCAATTTATGGCTTCAATCAACAACTTAAAGAAGTTGAGAGTCATAAGGGGGAAAACTTCAAGTTCCACTCTCCACCAACATCTACTCCCTCGggtcttaaatataagcaaaacatCAATTGTATTTAGTTCCAAGTTTGGATCAAAtacatttatttacttttattcaAGACCATTGGAAGTAACAAATTATAGGCGCCCAGACTATATGTAGAAAGTTCTATTTCATTCAGAAATTTGATGCGAACTTATCAAGCAATGTTCATTGCTCATAAAACAATATCAAATCTAAGGCAGCTCTTATATAGCAAAAAGGAGAGGGTGGTACTTAGAAAAATTTCACAACAAGCAAACCGGTATTTCTTGACTGTGAATTCAAAGAACTTCACAAATCAACCATTGATTTTCCGAGGCTTGTTCACAAGACAGCAATCTTCACCACATTCTCTCTTTCTAAATCACTCCAATCATCAATCTCTTCACAAAAACGCGAGTACTTGTTACTCTTCACCACATTGTTCTTGTAGTTGTTGTCCGTAGACATCAATCTCTGAGCGATCTTTCCATTGATCGCTGCCGAAAACATAGCAACAGCTGCCTCTGCATCTCTCAGCTTCTTTTTCCGTATTAGCCGGTTTTTCTGCTTCAAGCTGTTCAACCACCATCGCCGCCTTACTGTTGTGCCTCCCTAGATCCTTATATTAATCAAGTTTCATGAACTCATCGCTTTCTGCAACCTTAGCCACCTTT
Proteins encoded in this window:
- the LOC11416064 gene encoding dof zinc finger protein DOF2.1, with translation MDPSCGQPQQMSSQSSMENMLGCSKEEQERKPKPQPEQALNCPRCNSTNTKFCYYNNYSLTQPRYFCKSCRRYWTKGGTLRNVPVGGGCRKNKRSSPSSSSSSKRVQDQTFAPNLNPFNNLPHSSYDHNSNDFALALARLQKQSCGQMGYDDHDVSNLGNSGMNNHSAINHGFMDAIRSGLFLGNGLHYNNNVQNMYGVYGNGDNGEVNSGNNANNNACGVSEEMMFPYDQEINNVKQEMCSGREQISESKVFGGFPWQLNGGSNIGEVESARPSWNNGFTSPWQGLLHSPLM